The sequence CTTGGATTTCGGTTCTGGTTGGAAGCGAAAAACGTGTTTCGTGAGCATCGGAGCGGAGCGGACTAAAAGTCCGTGAGCACCGAAGCGCAGCGAAGCGCGATTTGCAGCCCAACCAGGGCCGAAATACAAGTAAATGGTGGAGCCTAGCGGGATCGAACCGCTGACCTCAACACTGCCAGTGTTGCGCTCTCCCAGCTGAGCTAAGGCCCCGTAACCATTTCAAGTCCCGCCATCGCTGGCGAGGGATGCGCCTTTAGAGGCAAGGTGCGGCGTTTGGCAAGGATTTTTGCGACCTTGCCGCCACACTTTCCTGCTTCCCCGCGAAGGCGGAGTTCTCGTGCAATCAAAGGACGAGCTGGAACCAGGAGACCCCCGCCTTGGAGGGGGTCCAGCTCGGCTCAGCTTTCGGGCACGTCCTCATCGTCGCCCTTGCCCTTGGACACGCCCAGATCGTCGTCCCCGCCAAGGTCGACATCCTGATCGGCAGAGGGTTCCGCCTCGTCGATATCTTCCAGATCGTCGTCCTCGTCGGCCAGGTCGGAATCGGCCTTGCTGTCCTTCTTCTTGTCTTCCTCGTCTGCGGGAATCGGCTGCTTGGATTTCAGCACGGGTTCGGGGAACCATTCTTCACCGCATTCGATGCAGGCGACCGGATCGTCCTCGCCCAGATCGTAGAAGCGCGTGGCGCATTTCGGGCAGCTGCGTTTGGTGCCCCATTCAGCCTTTGGCATTGCAATTCCTAAACTTCGCGCCCGGCTGGCCGAGCGGCTTGGTGATGTTGATGCGTCTAATTAGTGTCGCCGCGGCCCGTTTGCAAAAGCGTGCAGCAAAAGCGGGATACGGCAAAGGCGGGCGCGCCTTGCCAGATGCCAATGCCGGTGTCAAAGCCGCGCCGCCCGTCACCGCCTATTTGGTACCCTTGCAGAAAGCCCGTTTTGACCGACACGCCGCAACCCAAACGTTTCATGCCTGCCGGGCCGCTGCGTGGACGCATCCGCGTGCCGGGCGACAAGTCGATCAGCCACCGTGCATTGATGCTGGGCGCGCTGGCAGTGGGCGAAACGCGCATTTCCGGGCTGCTGGAGGGTGAGGATGTGCTGGCCACGGCTGCGGCGCTGCGAGCGATGGGTACGACCATAGAACCCTCCCAGGACGGCGCCACGTGGACGGTCAACGGCGTGGGCGTCGGTAGTTTGCTGCAGCCTGTCGTAGCGCTCGACATGGGCAATAGCGGCACATCGACCCGCCTGCTGCTGGGCTTGCTGGCGAGCCACGCAATCACCGCGACACTGATCGGCGATGCGAGCCTTTCGGGCCGCCCGATGGGCCGGGTGATCGAACCGCTCAGCCAAATGGGCGCGAGCTTTACCGCTGCTCCGGGCGGCAAATTGCCGCTCACCATCGAGGGCAGCCAGCCCGCCGTGCCGATTACCTACCGCCTGCCGGTCGCCAGCGCGCAGGTGAAGAGCGCGGTGCTGCTGGCGGGCCTCAACACGCCCGGCATCACCACCGTGATCGAGCCGGTCCCGACGCGCGATCATTCGGAGCGGATGCTGGCCGGATTCGGCGCGAGACTGGATATCGGGGAAGCGGATGGGGAGCGCGTGATCCGCATCCATGGCGATGCCGAATTGCAGCCGCAATCCATCACCGTGCCTGGCGATCCTTCATCGGCGGCCTTTTTCATTGTTGCCGCTCTGCTGGTGGAGGGCAGCGACCTGACCATCGAAAATGTCGGCCTCAACCCCACCCGCGCGGGACTGATCGAGGTGTTGCGCGCCATGGGCGGCAGTATCGAGGAGCAGGAGCGCCGCGAAGTGGGCGGAGAGCCCGTCGCCGATTTGCGCGTGCGCCACTCCGCGCTGGAAGGAATCGACATCGACCCCGCCCTCGCCCCGGCGATGATCGACGAATTTCCGGTGCTGTTCGTGGCCGCGTCTCTGGCCAGCGGAACCACGCGCACCAGCGGGTTGGAAGAACTGCGCGTGAAGGAAAGCGACCGTCTGGCAGCAATGGCCGCCGCGCTCACCGCCATCGGCGCGCGGGTAGAGGAAACGCCGGACGGCCTGACGATCGAGGGGACCGGCGGCGAACCCCTGCCCGGCGGCGGACCCGTCACCACCCATCTCGACCACCGCATCGCCATGAGCATGGCGGTAGCCGGGCTGGTCAGCAGCGGCGGAGTGGAAGTGGACGACACGCGGCCGATTGGAACGAGTTTTCCGACATTTCAGGATCTTTTGGCCGGAGCCACGCAATGAGCGACTTTCTCTCCCCCTTCGCCGCAGACCTGATCGGCTTTG comes from Alteripontixanthobacter sp. and encodes:
- a CDS encoding TIGR02300 family protein, whose translation is MPKAEWGTKRSCPKCATRFYDLGEDDPVACIECGEEWFPEPVLKSKQPIPADEEDKKKDSKADSDLADEDDDLEDIDEAEPSADQDVDLGGDDDLGVSKGKGDDEDVPES
- the aroA gene encoding 3-phosphoshikimate 1-carboxyvinyltransferase, with translation MPAGPLRGRIRVPGDKSISHRALMLGALAVGETRISGLLEGEDVLATAAALRAMGTTIEPSQDGATWTVNGVGVGSLLQPVVALDMGNSGTSTRLLLGLLASHAITATLIGDASLSGRPMGRVIEPLSQMGASFTAAPGGKLPLTIEGSQPAVPITYRLPVASAQVKSAVLLAGLNTPGITTVIEPVPTRDHSERMLAGFGARLDIGEADGERVIRIHGDAELQPQSITVPGDPSSAAFFIVAALLVEGSDLTIENVGLNPTRAGLIEVLRAMGGSIEEQERREVGGEPVADLRVRHSALEGIDIDPALAPAMIDEFPVLFVAASLASGTTRTSGLEELRVKESDRLAAMAAALTAIGARVEETPDGLTIEGTGGEPLPGGGPVTTHLDHRIAMSMAVAGLVSSGGVEVDDTRPIGTSFPTFQDLLAGATQ